In Streptomyces chartreusis, the following proteins share a genomic window:
- a CDS encoding SH3 domain-containing protein, producing MALRSRLAISIAAGVLAAAAAATPAVADDEWGSQSGGSSSGESQGGDWGGGQGDEGGGQQGQGGDGGGGQGGDGGGGQGGQGGDGGGGDWGGSGGDWSQGGNQSQQFTRGRVTASSLLLRSAPNRGSQVIRVVHQGDIVRIFCKTEGESVQGNRFWYLLADGTWAWGSARFIETRHTPRWC from the coding sequence ATGGCACTGCGATCCCGACTCGCCATATCCATAGCCGCCGGCGTCCTCGCCGCCGCGGCCGCCGCAACTCCCGCCGTCGCCGACGACGAGTGGGGTTCCCAGAGCGGTGGCTCGTCGTCCGGCGAGTCCCAGGGCGGCGACTGGGGCGGGGGCCAAGGAGATGAAGGGGGCGGCCAGCAAGGCCAGGGTGGAGACGGGGGCGGCGGCCAGGGCGGGGACGGGGGCGGCGGCCAGGGAGGCCAGGGCGGGGACGGGGGCGGTGGCGACTGGGGCGGGTCCGGTGGGGACTGGAGCCAAGGCGGCAACCAGAGCCAGCAGTTCACCCGGGGCCGAGTCACCGCGAGCTCGCTGCTGCTGCGCTCCGCGCCGAACCGCGGCAGCCAGGTGATCCGGGTCGTCCACCAGGGGGACATCGTCAGGATCTTCTGCAAGACCGAGGGCGAGAGCGTCCAGGGCAACCGCTTCTGGTACCTGCTCGCGGACGGCACCTGGGCCTGGGGCTCGGCCCGCTTCATCGAGACCCGGCACACGCCGCGCTGGTGCTGA
- a CDS encoding nuclease-related domain-containing protein, protein MNGLRVIPTWRHGQERLYVCLTDGRNLAWYDREAGRINLLSDASREDVLEALGPFITGSVTVGPPPVPTPAELAGLTLHPDDDLAPNRPGEALLIALDRDPGPSRRLRPDPRRRALTAEQTVGEALDRLDGAGWHALHSVPLPGGDRIHHLLIGPGGLFALHTLYARKAKVTVADPVVALGRRETYPLLRRVRSDADRASYALTAEVRPVLVLVAPAAVAITASVREVRVLRDTEVDGLRRSGGVLKPADVEALHAMARDRRVWLAAG, encoded by the coding sequence ATGAACGGACTGCGCGTCATACCGACCTGGCGGCACGGGCAGGAACGGCTCTACGTCTGTCTCACCGACGGGCGCAACCTCGCCTGGTACGACCGTGAGGCGGGCCGGATCAACCTGCTCAGCGACGCGAGCAGGGAGGATGTGCTGGAGGCCCTCGGCCCCTTCATCACCGGCTCGGTGACGGTGGGCCCGCCCCCGGTGCCCACCCCCGCCGAGCTGGCCGGGCTGACCCTGCACCCGGACGACGACCTGGCGCCCAACCGTCCCGGCGAGGCCCTGCTGATCGCCCTGGACCGGGACCCGGGGCCCTCCCGCCGGCTGCGGCCCGACCCGCGGCGCCGGGCGCTGACGGCCGAGCAGACGGTCGGGGAGGCGCTGGACCGGCTGGACGGCGCGGGCTGGCACGCGCTGCACTCCGTGCCGCTGCCCGGCGGCGACCGCATCCATCACCTGCTGATCGGGCCCGGCGGGCTGTTCGCGCTGCACACGCTGTACGCCCGCAAGGCGAAGGTCACCGTCGCGGACCCCGTGGTCGCCCTCGGCCGCCGTGAGACGTATCCGCTGCTGCGCCGTGTGCGCTCCGACGCCGACCGGGCGTCCTACGCCCTGACCGCGGAGGTCCGTCCCGTGCTGGTCCTGGTCGCCCCGGCCGCCGTGGCGATCACGGCGTCGGTGCGGGAGGTCCGGGTTCTCAGGGACACCGAGGTGGACGGGCTGAGGCGTTCCGGCGGGGTGCTGAAGCCGGCGGACGTGGAGGCGCTGCACGCCATGGCCCGGGACCGGCGGGTCTGGCTGGCCGCCGGCTGA
- a CDS encoding sensor histidine kinase yields MRLALPQWAGTLAVKAAVFITVMCCALAALLGILVHVSVTNQTVGQARELALSRLEDATAAFEAGDPTGPGVELDPPDLPESLRKLAVSGERGTMVADHRGRPTMWAAGPADGERALAVEVDYSQQARTIDGLDRAIVWSSALAIGVTALVGAFAVTRVTRRLHATARVARRISAGDLDARVDDPRTRDSTRPPDEVAAVAAALDSMASSLQSKLLAEQRFTADVAHELRTPLTGLHAAAELLPAGRPTELVQDRVSALRTLTEDLLEISRLDSGRERSEPDSEPLAALAERVVRASGTETEVVVLRDVVVETDRRRLERVLGNLVANAHKHGRGPVSLTVEGPMVTVRDHGGGYPEYLLAHGPQRFRTEGGAKGHGLGLTIALGQAEVLGARLSFGNAADGGAVATLVLR; encoded by the coding sequence ATGAGGCTCGCGCTGCCCCAGTGGGCGGGCACGCTGGCCGTGAAGGCCGCCGTCTTCATCACGGTGATGTGCTGTGCGCTGGCCGCGCTGCTCGGCATCCTCGTGCACGTCTCGGTGACCAACCAGACCGTCGGCCAGGCCCGCGAACTCGCGCTGTCCCGGCTGGAGGACGCGACGGCGGCGTTCGAGGCCGGGGATCCAACCGGGCCCGGCGTCGAACTCGACCCGCCGGACCTGCCCGAGTCGTTGCGGAAGCTGGCGGTGTCCGGGGAGCGCGGCACGATGGTCGCCGATCACCGCGGCCGGCCCACGATGTGGGCGGCGGGCCCGGCCGACGGCGAGCGGGCGCTGGCGGTCGAGGTGGACTACTCGCAGCAGGCCCGCACCATCGACGGCCTCGACCGGGCGATCGTGTGGTCGTCGGCGCTGGCGATCGGGGTGACGGCGCTGGTGGGCGCGTTCGCGGTGACACGGGTGACCCGGCGGCTGCACGCCACCGCCCGGGTGGCCCGGCGGATCAGCGCGGGCGATCTCGACGCCCGGGTGGACGACCCCCGTACGCGCGACTCGACCCGGCCGCCGGACGAGGTGGCCGCGGTCGCCGCGGCGCTGGACTCCATGGCGTCCTCGTTGCAGAGCAAGCTGCTCGCCGAGCAGCGGTTCACGGCGGACGTGGCGCACGAGCTGCGCACCCCGCTGACCGGGCTGCACGCGGCGGCCGAGCTGCTGCCGGCGGGGCGGCCGACGGAGCTGGTGCAGGACCGGGTGTCGGCGTTGCGCACGCTGACCGAGGACCTGCTGGAGATCTCGCGGCTGGACAGCGGGCGCGAGCGCTCCGAGCCGGACAGCGAGCCGCTCGCGGCGCTGGCCGAGCGGGTGGTGCGGGCGTCCGGCACCGAGACCGAGGTCGTCGTCCTGCGGGACGTCGTCGTGGAGACGGACCGGCGCCGGCTGGAGCGGGTGCTCGGCAATCTGGTCGCCAACGCGCACAAGCACGGACGCGGGCCGGTGTCGCTGACGGTGGAAGGTCCGATGGTCACCGTCAGGGATCACGGGGGCGGCTATCCGGAGTACCTCCTCGCGCACGGGCCGCAGCGGTTCCGTACCGAGGGCGGGGCGAAGGGGCACGGCCTGGGGCTGACCATCGCGTTGGGGCAGGCAGAGGTGCTCGGGGCGCGGCTGTCGTTCGGCAACGCGGCGGACGGCGGCGCGGTCGCGACGCTCGTCCTGCGATAG
- the ligD gene encoding non-homologous end-joining DNA ligase — MTPITEVEGRRLALSNLEKVLYPATGFTKGEVLHYYATTADVLLPHLRDRPVSFLRYPDGPDGQVFFTKNVPPGTPEWVTTAEVPRVEGPARMVFVQDLASLMWAANLVTEFHTPQWVIDAPGEADRLVFDLDPGSPATVVECCEVALWLRERLAADGIEAYAKTSGSKGLHLAATIRPVSSERATEYAKDLAVEAEKALPRLAIHRMTKSLRPGKVFVDWSQNAARKTTATPYTLRARREPTVSTPVTWEEVVDCRSPDALTFSAPDLAPRLQDYGDLLAPLLDADRAGTLP, encoded by the coding sequence ATGACGCCGATCACAGAGGTGGAGGGGCGGCGCCTGGCGCTCAGCAACCTGGAGAAGGTGCTGTATCCGGCGACCGGGTTCACCAAGGGCGAGGTGCTGCACTACTACGCGACCACCGCCGACGTACTGCTGCCGCATCTGCGGGACCGGCCGGTGTCCTTCCTGCGCTATCCGGACGGTCCGGACGGCCAGGTGTTCTTCACCAAGAACGTCCCGCCCGGCACCCCCGAGTGGGTCACCACCGCCGAGGTCCCCCGGGTCGAGGGGCCGGCGCGCATGGTGTTCGTGCAGGACCTCGCGAGCCTGATGTGGGCCGCCAATCTCGTCACCGAGTTCCATACGCCCCAGTGGGTGATCGACGCGCCCGGCGAGGCCGACCGCCTGGTGTTCGACCTGGACCCGGGCTCACCGGCCACCGTCGTGGAGTGCTGCGAGGTCGCCCTGTGGCTGCGGGAGCGGCTGGCCGCCGACGGCATCGAGGCGTACGCCAAGACATCGGGTTCCAAGGGCCTCCATCTGGCCGCGACCATCCGGCCGGTCTCCTCCGAACGGGCCACCGAGTACGCCAAGGACCTCGCCGTGGAGGCCGAGAAGGCGCTGCCGCGGCTCGCGATCCACCGGATGACGAAGAGCCTGCGGCCCGGCAAGGTCTTCGTCGACTGGAGCCAGAACGCGGCCCGCAAGACGACGGCGACCCCCTACACCCTGCGCGCCCGCCGCGAGCCGACGGTGTCGACGCCGGTCACCTGGGAGGAGGTGGTGGACTGCCGCTCCCCCGACGCCCTGACCTTCTCCGCACCCGACCTGGCACCGCGCCTCCAGGACTACGGCGACCTGCTGGCGCCGCTGCTGGACGCGGACCGGGCGGGCACGCTGCCTTGA
- a CDS encoding FtsW/RodA/SpoVE family cell cycle protein yields the protein MTKAGTTLVAADAPAPAAPLPRRRGIELALIVVAVLLSVYGYCAVGLARSGTVPPGAAGYGAGLGVLALVAHLAVRLRAPSADPLLLPIGVLLNGLGLVLIYRLDLETPGDRAAPTQLVWSTLGVALFIVVVLLLRDHRVLQRYSYVCVVAALVLLTLPIFFPSVNGARIWIRIAGFSIQPGEFAKVLLAVFFAAYLAANRNALAYTGRRVLGIEKLQLPTGRVLGPIVAIWLLSVGVLVLERDLGTSLLFFGLFVVLLYVATGRTGWIALGLLLAALGAIAVGELEPHVHGRVEDWRHPFASIAAGEGPNQLSQSLFAFAAGGTFGTGLGLGHSILIGFAAKSDFILATAGEELGLAGLSAIFILYGLLVERGYRAGLALRDPFGRLLAVGLASIVALQVFVIAGGVTGLIPLTGMAMPFLAQGGSSVVTNWAIVALLIRVSDKARSRLGVPKGEEAAR from the coding sequence ATGACCAAGGCCGGAACCACCCTGGTGGCAGCGGACGCTCCCGCTCCCGCCGCACCGCTCCCCCGGCGCCGTGGCATCGAACTGGCCCTCATCGTCGTGGCCGTCCTGCTCTCCGTGTACGGCTACTGCGCGGTCGGCCTCGCCCGTAGCGGCACCGTCCCGCCCGGCGCCGCCGGATACGGCGCCGGGCTCGGTGTGCTCGCGCTGGTCGCACATCTGGCCGTACGCCTGCGCGCACCGTCCGCGGACCCGCTGCTGCTGCCGATCGGGGTGCTGCTCAACGGCCTCGGCCTGGTGCTGATCTACCGGCTCGACCTGGAGACACCGGGCGACCGGGCGGCGCCCACCCAACTCGTGTGGTCCACGCTGGGAGTGGCGCTGTTCATCGTGGTGGTCCTGCTGCTGCGCGACCACCGGGTGCTCCAGCGCTACTCCTACGTCTGTGTGGTCGCCGCGCTCGTCCTGCTCACCCTGCCCATCTTCTTCCCCTCCGTGAACGGCGCCCGCATCTGGATCCGGATCGCCGGATTCTCCATCCAGCCCGGCGAGTTCGCGAAGGTGCTGCTCGCGGTGTTCTTCGCCGCGTACCTGGCCGCCAACCGCAACGCGCTGGCGTACACCGGCCGTCGCGTCCTCGGCATCGAGAAGCTCCAACTGCCCACCGGCCGCGTCCTCGGCCCCATCGTCGCGATCTGGCTGCTGAGCGTGGGCGTGCTGGTCCTGGAACGCGACCTGGGCACCTCGCTGCTGTTCTTCGGCCTGTTCGTGGTCCTGCTGTACGTCGCCACCGGGCGCACCGGGTGGATCGCCCTCGGCCTGCTGCTCGCGGCGCTCGGCGCGATCGCCGTCGGCGAGTTGGAGCCGCATGTGCACGGCCGGGTCGAGGACTGGCGGCACCCGTTCGCGTCGATCGCCGCGGGCGAGGGCCCCAACCAGCTCTCGCAGTCGCTGTTCGCCTTCGCGGCGGGCGGCACGTTCGGCACCGGACTGGGCCTCGGCCACTCGATCCTGATCGGCTTCGCGGCCAAGTCCGACTTCATCCTGGCGACGGCCGGGGAGGAGCTCGGCCTCGCGGGCCTGTCCGCGATCTTCATCCTCTACGGCCTGCTGGTGGAACGCGGCTACCGGGCCGGCCTCGCCCTGCGCGACCCCTTCGGCCGGCTGCTCGCGGTCGGGCTCGCCTCGATCGTGGCGCTCCAGGTGTTCGTGATCGCGGGCGGGGTGACCGGCCTGATCCCGCTGACCGGCATGGCGATGCCGTTCCTGGCGCAGGGCGGCTCGTCGGTGGTCACCAACTGGGCGATCGTGGCGCTGCTGATCCGGGTCAGCGACAAGGCCCGCAGCAGACTCGGCGTGCCCAAGGGCGAGGAGGCCGCCCGATGA
- a CDS encoding protein-tyrosine phosphatase family protein: MRTRRKQPDVPAPDSPWSEIVPGLWMGGHEFRGRSGQLEFAVVRDEFDLVQTLLRLPGHGPDPGVEHHVWPIPDGPLDGTQLAGVIRLAEAACEAVDAGRRVLVRCYHGYNRSGLVVAHALVRRNHSAEQAIRLIRSRRSPWALHNELFVDYLRAGLSTARLLEELAE, translated from the coding sequence TTGCGTACCCGCAGGAAGCAACCCGACGTACCCGCTCCGGACAGCCCCTGGAGCGAGATCGTGCCCGGCCTGTGGATGGGCGGGCACGAGTTCCGGGGCCGCTCGGGGCAACTGGAGTTCGCCGTCGTCAGGGACGAGTTCGATCTCGTGCAGACACTGCTCAGGCTGCCCGGGCACGGTCCCGATCCCGGCGTGGAGCACCATGTGTGGCCGATCCCGGACGGTCCGCTGGACGGCACCCAGCTCGCCGGGGTGATCCGGCTCGCGGAGGCGGCGTGCGAGGCCGTCGACGCCGGCCGCAGGGTCCTGGTCCGCTGCTACCACGGCTACAACCGCTCGGGGCTCGTCGTCGCCCACGCCCTGGTCCGCCGGAACCACTCCGCCGAGCAGGCGATCCGGCTGATACGCTCCCGCCGCTCTCCGTGGGCCCTGCACAACGAGCTGTTCGTCGACTACCTCCGGGCCGGACTGTCGACCGCCCGGCTCCTGGAAGAGCTCGCCGAGTAG